In Luteitalea sp. TBR-22, one genomic interval encodes:
- the nrfD gene encoding NrfD/PsrC family molybdoenzyme membrane anchor subunit: MLDHAKEAVPGARYLAPGHNFGSITDKISGIITGRTPFSWFIGFLIGFSILQVLLVSIAYLLFKGTGIWGINNPVGWGFAIINFVWWIGIGHAGTLISAILMLFRQHWRTSINRAAEAMTVFAVACAAIFPIFHTGRPWLAAYWLLPYPNTMGLWPNFRSPLIWDVFAVSTYATISIVFWYLGLIPDLATMRDRAKAPLARKLYGIFALGWRGSAIHWQRYEMASLLMAGLSTPLVLSVHTVVSFDFAVSVIPGWHATIFPPYFVAGAIYAGFAMVLTLMIPMRAIYGLHDFITERHIDNMAKVTLATGLIVFYGYCMEAFFGWYSANQFESYMITNRMTGPYAGYYWALIFCNGVVPQLLWSKKVRTSLLPLFAVCMAVNVGMWLERFVIVVTSLHRDFVPSSWGMYYPTIWDWSTFIGTMGLFLTLFYLFIRVLPMISIFEIRTLTPAAHAKGDAHHG; the protein is encoded by the coding sequence GTGCTAGACCACGCGAAGGAAGCAGTCCCGGGAGCGCGCTATCTGGCGCCAGGGCACAACTTCGGGTCGATCACCGACAAGATCAGCGGCATCATCACGGGGCGCACCCCGTTCAGCTGGTTCATCGGATTCCTGATCGGGTTCTCGATCCTCCAGGTGCTCCTGGTGTCGATCGCCTACCTGCTGTTCAAGGGCACCGGCATCTGGGGCATCAACAACCCGGTCGGCTGGGGCTTCGCGATCATCAACTTCGTGTGGTGGATCGGCATCGGTCACGCCGGCACGCTGATCTCGGCGATCCTGATGCTCTTCCGGCAGCACTGGCGTACCTCGATCAACCGCGCGGCCGAGGCCATGACGGTGTTCGCGGTGGCCTGCGCGGCCATCTTCCCGATCTTCCACACCGGCCGTCCGTGGCTGGCGGCGTACTGGCTGCTGCCGTACCCGAACACGATGGGCCTGTGGCCGAACTTCCGCAGCCCGCTCATCTGGGACGTCTTCGCGGTCTCGACGTACGCGACCATCTCGATCGTCTTCTGGTACCTCGGCCTCATCCCCGACCTGGCGACGATGCGTGATCGCGCCAAGGCGCCGCTTGCCAGGAAGCTCTACGGGATCTTCGCCCTCGGCTGGCGCGGCTCGGCCATCCACTGGCAGCGCTACGAGATGGCCTCGCTGCTGATGGCCGGCCTCAGCACCCCGCTGGTGCTCTCGGTGCACACGGTGGTGAGCTTCGACTTCGCCGTCTCGGTCATCCCGGGCTGGCACGCGACGATCTTCCCGCCCTACTTCGTCGCCGGCGCCATCTACGCCGGCTTCGCGATGGTGCTCACGCTGATGATCCCGATGCGTGCCATCTACGGCCTGCACGACTTCATCACCGAGCGCCACATCGACAACATGGCCAAGGTGACGCTGGCCACCGGCCTGATCGTGTTCTACGGCTACTGCATGGAGGCCTTCTTCGGCTGGTACAGCGCCAACCAGTTCGAGTCCTACATGATCACCAACCGCATGACGGGCCCGTACGCCGGCTACTACTGGGCGCTGATCTTCTGTAACGGCGTCGTGCCGCAGCTGCTCTGGTCCAAGAAGGTCCGCACGTCGTTGCTGCCGCTCTTTGCCGTCTGCATGGCCGTCAACGTCGGCATGTGGCTCGAGCGCTTCGTCATCGTCGTGACGTCGCTGCACCGCGACTTCGTGCCGAGCTCGTGGGGCATGTACTACCCCACCATCTGGGACTGGAGCACGTTCATCGGCACGATGGGCCTGTTCCTGACGCTGTTCTACCTGTTCATCCGTGTGCTGCCGATGATTTCGATCTTCGAGATCCGCACGCTGACGCCGGCGGCCCACGCCAAGGGAGATGCGCACCATGGCTGA
- a CDS encoding DUF3341 domain-containing protein gives MAETVQAPALYGLMAEFADATELVRAAKAAHAAGYRHMDAYSAAPIHGLAEALGHDDRRVQKFTFTGGFFGFCAGFGLCYWASVIEYPLNIGGRPLNSWVAFSIPTYELTILFGGLATTFGMLALCGFPQPYHPVFNVEAFRKTASSTGFFLCLEATDPHFDVARSRAFLEGLHPKAINEVTP, from the coding sequence ATGGCTGAGACCGTCCAGGCACCTGCCCTGTACGGCCTGATGGCCGAGTTCGCCGATGCCACCGAGCTGGTGCGTGCCGCCAAGGCGGCCCACGCGGCGGGGTACCGCCACATGGACGCCTACAGCGCCGCGCCGATCCACGGCCTGGCCGAGGCGCTCGGGCACGACGACCGTCGCGTCCAGAAGTTCACGTTCACCGGCGGTTTCTTCGGGTTCTGTGCCGGCTTCGGCCTGTGCTACTGGGCGTCGGTCATCGAGTACCCGCTCAACATCGGCGGTCGCCCCCTGAACAGCTGGGTGGCGTTCTCCATCCCGACCTACGAACTGACGATCCTGTTCGGCGGGCTGGCGACGACGTTCGGCATGCTGGCGCTGTGCGGGTTCCCCCAGCCGTATCACCCGGTGTTCAACGTCGAGGCGTTCCGGAAGACGGCCTCGAGCACGGGCTTCTTCCTGTGCCTCGAGGCGACCGATCCGCACTTCGACGTCGCGCGCAGCCGCGCCTTCCTCGAGGGGCTGCACCCGAAGGCGATCAACGAGGTCACCCCGTAG
- a CDS encoding cytochrome c — MHDTPRYEPLEESDFFADKRAMRPIPEGTVARGNLRENEVFYTGKENGELVDELPPEVKLDKALLDRGQQRFNIYCAPCHSPLGDGNGTVVQRGYKRPASYHTERLMSIPIGYFYDVITNGFGQMPDYSAQVAPADRWAIAAYIRALQLSQDATIEDVPADKRGELDGAAPAHAAEASHGGGAAHD, encoded by the coding sequence ATGCACGACACGCCGCGCTACGAGCCGCTCGAGGAGAGCGACTTCTTCGCCGACAAGCGGGCGATGCGTCCCATCCCCGAGGGCACCGTCGCGCGCGGCAACCTGCGCGAGAACGAGGTGTTCTACACGGGCAAGGAGAACGGCGAGCTGGTCGACGAACTGCCGCCGGAGGTGAAGCTCGACAAGGCCCTTCTCGACCGCGGCCAGCAGCGCTTCAACATCTACTGCGCCCCCTGCCACTCGCCGCTCGGCGACGGCAACGGCACGGTGGTGCAGCGCGGCTACAAGCGCCCGGCGTCGTACCACACCGAGCGGCTGATGAGCATCCCGATCGGCTACTTCTACGATGTGATCACCAACGGCTTCGGCCAGATGCCGGATTACTCCGCGCAGGTGGCGCCCGCCGATCGCTGGGCCATCGCGGCCTACATCCGCGCGCTGCAGCTGAGCCAGGACGCGACCATCGAGGACGTGCCGGCCGACAAGCGCGGTGAACTCGACGGCGCTGCGCCCGCCCACGCGGCCGAGGCGTCCCACGGAGGAGGGGCCGCCCATGACTGA